A window of the Diabrotica undecimpunctata isolate CICGRU chromosome 1, icDiaUnde3, whole genome shotgun sequence genome harbors these coding sequences:
- the LOC140437765 gene encoding uncharacterized protein isoform X1 has translation MPSLSSPTQSMDTVYPEPMSRLNRRVIPKKRRGGSTRYRTQPVTFSEIQEVDEENVIEETIPESSTSKSELSLLINRKFEEFKKTRDIDFIVSDKIEEISTDSSNNAKTSVPITTCRSIGRLPSRPSF, from the exons CAATGGATACCGTATACCCAGAACCTATGTCCAGGTTAAATAGGAGAGTAATTCCTAAGAAAAGAAGAGGGGGTTCCACAAGGTATCGAACTCAACCTGTTACCTTTTCAGAAATTCAG gaaGTAGATGAAGAAAACGTCATTGAAGAAACCATCCCCGAGTCATCTACCTCTAAATCAGAACTAAGTCTTCTAATCAACAGAAAATTCGAAGAATTCAAGAAAACCAGAGACATAGACTTTATTGTTAGTGATAAAATCGAAGAGATATCTACAGATAGTTCCAACAATGCTAAAACTAGTGTTCCAATAACCACCTGTAGATCAATAGGAAGGTTGCCTTCGCGGCCATCGTTTTaa
- the LOC140437765 gene encoding uncharacterized protein isoform X2 yields the protein MDTVYPEPMSRLNRRVIPKKRRGGSTRYRTQPVTFSEIQEVDEENVIEETIPESSTSKSELSLLINRKFEEFKKTRDIDFIVSDKIEEISTDSSNNAKTSVPITTCRSIGRLPSRPSF from the exons ATGGATACCGTATACCCAGAACCTATGTCCAGGTTAAATAGGAGAGTAATTCCTAAGAAAAGAAGAGGGGGTTCCACAAGGTATCGAACTCAACCTGTTACCTTTTCAGAAATTCAG gaaGTAGATGAAGAAAACGTCATTGAAGAAACCATCCCCGAGTCATCTACCTCTAAATCAGAACTAAGTCTTCTAATCAACAGAAAATTCGAAGAATTCAAGAAAACCAGAGACATAGACTTTATTGTTAGTGATAAAATCGAAGAGATATCTACAGATAGTTCCAACAATGCTAAAACTAGTGTTCCAATAACCACCTGTAGATCAATAGGAAGGTTGCCTTCGCGGCCATCGTTTTaa